One window of Populus nigra chromosome 5, ddPopNigr1.1, whole genome shotgun sequence genomic DNA carries:
- the LOC133695457 gene encoding uncharacterized protein LOC133695457 — MLNQSPKKMTLPPIISRWFSDLDWKPLLLIIPPLSLLLFFSISLTPITPFSTLSPLASRFFNKTTLITLPSTSPTTNLSSTAHPSSPPVNPSDSTQWKDELDRSRMAVCLVGGARRFELTGPSIVKNILQVYPNSDLFLHSNFDNNAFKFSILKTVPRLAAVRIIIPQPLPETLPQLRVLTAANSPNGIQGLLQYFNLVEGCLTMIQEYQNLKGFKYDWIVRTRVDGYWNAPLGPENFIPGHYLVPPGSSYGGLNDRLGIGDLNTSAVALSRLSLVPQLDAAGFRQLNSETAFKAQLTTQGVPFDTRRLPFCIVSDRKYDFPPSRFGVPVAALSSPGPLSGAKCRPCKPVCEGTCVGDIMTWLYKDWSWTNWENGTLKLCDAHGDLEAGWEKIFDRDAGKEFASERKRIRGLNTKQCAVDFNEMKKRASMWDTPPVEEICRLGLLGEN, encoded by the exons ATGCTGAACCAATCCCCCAAAAAAATGACCTTACCTCCCATAATCTCAAGATGGTTCTCTGATCTAGATTGGAAACCTCTCCTCTTGATCatccctcctctctctctcctccttttcttctctatcTCCTTAACACCCATCACCCCTTTTTCCACCCTTTCCCCTCTCGCTTCCCGTTTCTTCAACAAAACCACCCTGATTACACTCCCCTCCACCTCCCCAACAACAAATCTTTCATCAACTGCTCACCCTAGTTCGCCGCCTGTGAATCCGAGTGACTCGACTCAGTGGAAAGATGAGCTGGATCGGTCGAGAATGGCCGTGTGTTTAGTTGGTGGGGCCAGGAGGTTTGAACTGACTGGACCCTCGATTGTGAAGAATATTTTACAAGTGTATCCAAATTCAGACCTTTTTTTACAcagcaattttgacaacaatgCTTTCAAATTCTCTATCTTGAAAACTGTGCCAAGGCTCGCCGCTGTCCGGATTATCATTCCTCAACCTCTGCCGGAGACCTTGCCTCAGCTCCGTGTCCTTACAGCTGCTAATTCTCCTAATGGCATCCAG GGCCTACTCCAGTACTTCAACTTAGTGGAAGGATGTCTGACAATGATCCAGGAATATCAGAACCTGAAGGGGTTCAAGTATGATTGGATAGTTCGTACGCGTGTTGACGGGTACTGGAATGCCCCGTTGGGTCCCGAAAATTTCATCCCAGGTCACTACCTGGTTCCACCAGGGTCCTCTTATGGTGGCCTTAATGACCGGCTTGGCATTGGTGATCTCAACACTTCAGCGGTGGCCCTTTCCCGTCTTTCTTTAGTTCCCCAACTCGACGCGGCTGGATTTCGTCAACTCAACTCGGAAACTGCTTTCAAGGCTCAGCTTACCACACAAGGTGTGCCTTTTGATACTAGAAGATTACCCTTTTGCATTGTTTCGGATCGGAAATATGACTTTCCTCCGAGCCGGTTTGGTGTGCCGGTGGCTGCATTGTCAAGTCCAGGCCCGCTAAGTGGTGCGAAATGCAGGCCATGTAAGCCAGTTTGTGAAGGGACTTGTGTCGGTGATATCATGACATGGCTTTATAAAGATTGGAGCTGGACTAACTGGGAAAATGGGACGCTTAAGTTATGTGATGCCCATGGTGATTTGGAGGCAGGGTGGGAAAAGATTTTCGATAGAGATGCAGGGAAGGAGTTTGCTTCTGAAAGGAAGAGGATTCGGGGTCTGAACACGAAGCAATGTGCTGTTGATTTTAATGAAATGAAGAAAAGGGCTTCCATGTGGGATACTCCTCCAGTGGAGGAGATATGTAGATTAGGACTTCTTGGAGAGAATTAG
- the LOC133693799 gene encoding protein ALTERED PHOSPHATE STARVATION RESPONSE 1-like gives MGCSPSRIDQLPAVSLCHDRCKFLEEALYQSYALADAHVAYMHSLKSLGPTLRRFFDQTLINDQSDSQSNGDPETVAKLSKPSSPDNCPSSSTNSETSHIDFPSDLEDEEFRDNKDFDSLHTIQQNQFNSYSYDHHDYNGYDYPAWKTPPPPASSSSAWDFLNFFETYERYELPAKDKEFVREIRREDKSGKSREEDKRGVRLKAEKGNGVKRNKVDVVEEKKVESVKEESKDLGQQAKNQSVLEIIKEVEVLFDRAAESGNEVLKILDAGKFRYYSKNSIYKGVSSKTLQTVSPSFLEKNGSVHGGFGEDLGIFSVNLSSTLRKLCLWEKKLYDEVKAEEKLRIIHAKNCRQMNNLDEKGADANKVNSTRSLLRMLSTKIKVAIQVIDKISTTINKLRDEELWPLISNLIEKLLGMWKVMLECHRCQSRAVVEARSLDAIASDVKFSDACLEAAIQLKIELQNWNLCFSNWISAQRGYVKALNGWLLRCLPSEPEEMPDDVSPVSPGRIGAPPVFAFCNQWSLAIDRVSEMEVIYAMNGFFASVNQYGERHCVYVQQRLTTDKDMERKMKILEREGQRLQKMMQARGKVFQASTAMHHTKMTNKSSLQLGLKQIFVAIERFSADTMHGYEELHVHIEHSRLSQENPAAP, from the exons ATGGGCTGCTCCCCTTCAAGAATTGACCAGCTCCCTGCAGTATCTCTATGCCATGACCGCTGTAAGTTCCTTGAAGAAGCTCTCTACCAAAGCTATGCCCTCGCTGATGCCCATGTTGCTTATATGCACTCCCTCAAGTCCCTTGGCCCTACCCTTCGCCGTTTCTTTGATCAAACCCTCATCAATGATCAGTCAGATTCTCAATCTAACGGCGATCCTGAAACTGTTGCTAAACTCAGTAAACCCTCTTCACCTGATAATTGTCCCTCAAGCTCAACAAACTCGGAGACTTCTCACATTGATTTTCCTTCTGATTTAGAAGATGAAGAATTTAGAGACAACAAAGATTTTGATTCACTTCATACAATCCAACAAAATCAGTTTAACTCATATTCTTATGATCATCATGACTATAATGGGTACGATTACCCAGCATGGAAAACTCCTCCACCTCCGGCTTCAAGTAGTTCAGCCTGGgatttcttgaatttctttGAAACATACGAGAGATATGAATTACCAGCCAAAGATAAGGAATTTGTGAGAGAAATTCGTAGAGAAGATAAAAGTGGTAAAAGTcgagaagaagataaaagggGTGTGAGATTGAAAGCAGAGAAAGGTAATGGTGTGAAACGGAACAAGGTTGATGTGGTAGAAGAAAAGAAGGTTGAATCTGTGAAAGAGGAGAGTAAAGATTTGGGTCAGCAGGCTAAAAATCAAAGTGTCTTGGAGATCATTAAGGAAGTAGAGGTCTTGTTTGACAGAGCTGCAGAGTCaggaaatgaagttttaaagataCTTGATGCAGGGAAATTCAGATATTATTCCAAGAATTCTATCTACAAAG GAGTTTCTTCCAAGACATTGCAAACTGTTAGTCCATCTTTTTTGGAGAAGAATGGTTCTGTTCATGGGGGTTTTGGTGAGGATTTGGGTATATTTTCAGTGAATCTGTCTTCAACTCTTAGGAAGCTGTGCTTGTGGGAGAAGAAACTCTATGATGAAGTCAAG GCTGAGGAAAAATTGCGGATCATTCATGCGAAGAACTGTAGGCAGATGAACAATTTGGACGAGAAAGGTGCTGACGCCAATAAAGTTAACTCCACTCGATCTTTACTCCGGATGCTGTCTACTAAAATCAAAGTTGCCATTCAAGTAATTGACAAGATATCAACTACTATCAATAAATTGAGGGACGAAGAGCTGTGGCCACTGATCAGTAACTTGATTGAAAA GTTACTCGGTATGTGGAAAGTTATGCTAGAATGCCACAGATGTCAGTCCCGGGCAGTTGTGGAAGCCAGGAGTTTGGATGCCATTGCATCCGATGTGAAGTTCAGTGATGCTTGTCTCGAAGCAGCGATACAACTCAAGATTGAGCTGCAAAATTGGAATCTGTGCTTTTCCAATTGGATCAGTGCCCAAAGAGGCTATGTCAAAGCATTGAATGGTTGGCTTCTGAGATGTCTTCCATCTGAACCTGAAGAAATGCCAGATGATGTGTCACCAGTCTCCCCTGGTAGGATAGGAGCACCTCCAGTGTTTGCGTTCTGTAACCAGTGGTCACTTGCCATTGATAGGGTCTCAGAGATGGAAGTAATTTATGCAATGAATGGGTTTTTCGCTAGTGTAAATCAATACGGGGAACGGCATTGTGTCTACGTACAGCAAAGACTGACTACAGACAAGGACATGGAGAGAAAAATGAAGATCTTGGAGAGGGAGGGGCAGAGGTTGCAAAAGATGATGCAAGCTCGAGGGAAGGTGTTTCAAGCCAGTACGGCTATGCATCACACCAAAATGACCAATAAAAGCAGTCTTCAGTTGGGTCTGAAACAAATTTTTGTAGCCATAGAGCGGTTTTCTGCTGATACCATGCATGGTTACGAGGAGCTTCATGTGCACATTGAACATAGTAGACTCAGTCAAGAGAATCCAGCAGCTCCTTAA
- the LOC133695210 gene encoding uncharacterized protein LOC133695210 encodes MAPGVFKRSLSFPNKIPSRTPSKPPISYHNRSISLPCRSHPLISQLKNEIDELKTWSSKLESRTSAWLCDGLSRLKDVQDCLDDILQLPQTQESLRRQPTWAEKILEDFLRFVDVYGIFQTLVLSVKDDQRAAQVAIRKKDDSKIALCIKSRKKMAKEMDKLVSTVRCIARCQFPGLDSGLSVADAELVGVVIDVIEVSMLVSVALFNGISLSFKSRKSSWIGLRLPNKEKKIKIGEGIQEFQEIGVERLWGLRKKGYEEVRMVLKRMQDLEECIGDIETSGRRVFRSLINTRVSLLNSLTQ; translated from the coding sequence ATGGCGCCCGGCGTATTCAAGCGCTCTCTTTCATTTCCTAACAAAATTCCTAGCCGCACTCCATCAAAACCACCCATCTCTTACCACAATAGATCCATCAGTCTTCCATGCAGATCACACCCCTTGATTTCCCAGCTCAAAAATGAGATCGACGAGCTCAAAACTTGGTCATCGAAGCTCGAAAGCCGAACTTCTGCTTGGCTTTGTGATGGCTTAAGTCGTCTTAAGGACGTTCAAGATTGTTTAGACGATATCCTTCAGCTACCCCAAACACAAGAATCTCTTCGTCGACAGCCTACATGGGCTGAGAAGATTCTTGAAGACTTTCTTCGCTTCGTCGATGTTTATGGAATCTTCCAAACATTAGTTTTGTCAGTTAAAGACGATCAACGTGCCGCCCAGGTGGCTATAAGGAAGAAAGATGACTCAAAGATTGCTTTATGCATCAAGTCTCGCAAGAAAATGGCTAAAGAAATGGATAAACTCGTTTCCACAGTTCGATGCATCGCACGATGCCAATTTCCGGGATTGGATTCAGGCCTCTCTGTTGCAGATGCTGAGTTGGTTGGTGTTGTTATAGATGTTATCGAAGTCAGCATGTTGGTTTCGGTTGCGCTTTTTAATGGAATCTCATTGTCATTTAAGTCAAGAAAATCGTCCTGGATTGGACTGAGGTTGCCGaacaaggaaaagaagattAAGATTGGAGAAGGaatccaagaatttcaagaaattgGTGTTGAGAGGTTGTGGGGATTGAGAAAGAAGGGATATGAAGAGGTGAGGATGGTTTTGAAAAGGATGCAAGACTTGGAGGAGTGTATTGGTGATATTGAAACTAGTGGCCGAAGAGTGTTTAGGAGTTTGATTAACACTAGGGTTTCATTACTCAATAGTCTCACGCAATAG
- the LOC133694574 gene encoding serine/threonine-protein kinase BSK1-like isoform X1, translating to MGCCQSSFLKLPFSDDNKNNRREQEQRRENQQQQQHVRTKHSSQPTNGTEKSSGPGGGGGAGVPSFTEFSFADLKAATNNFSPEFIVSESGEKASNVVYKGRLQNQNNSNNRSWIAVKKFTKLAWPDPKQFADEAWGVGKLRHKRLANLIGYCCDGDERLLVAEYMPNDTLSKHLFHWENQTIEWAMRLRVALYITEALDYCSSEGRPLYHDLNAYRVLFDENGDPRLSCFGLMKNSMDGKSYSTNLAYTPPEYLRNGRVTPESVIFSFGTVLLDLLSGKHIPPSHALDMIRGKNILLLMDSHLEGNFSTEEATVVFDLASRCLQYEPGERPNTKDLVTTLAPLQNKPDVLSYVMLGIPKHEEAPPTPQHPLSPMGDACSRMDLTAIHQILVMTHYKDDEGTNELSFQEWTQQMRDMLEARKRGDVAFRDKDFKTAVECYSQFIDVGTMVSPTVYARRSLCHLLCDQPDAALRDAMQAQCVYPDWSTAFYMQAVALAKLDMHKDAADMLNEAATLEEKKQRSGR from the exons ATGGGTTGTTGccaatcttcttttttaaaactacCGTTCTccgatgataataaaaacaatcgaCGAGAGCAAGAACAACGTCGGGAAaatcaacagcagcagcagcatgtCCGAACTAAACATTCTTCACAGCCAACAAACGGAACGGAAAAAAGCAGTGGTcctggtggaggtggaggtgctGGCGTGCCGTCTTTCACGGAGTTCTCATTTGCTGACCTAAAAGCTGCAACAAACAACTTTAGTCCCGAGTTTATCGTGTCTGAAAGCGGTGAAAAAGCGTCCAATGTTGTTTATAAAGGACGGTTACAAAATCAGAATAACAGCAATAACAGAAGTTGGATCGCTGTCAAGAAGTTTACCAAACTGGCCTGGCCTGATCCTAAACAGTTCGCT gACGAGGCGTGGGGTGTTGGGAAATTGAGGCACAAAAGGTTAGCGAATTTGATTGGTTATTGTTGTGATGGAGATGAGAGGCTGTTGGTGGCTGAATACATGCCAAATGATACCCTTTCAAAGCATCTGTTTCACT GGGAAAATCAAACTATTGAGTGGGCCATGCGTTTGAGAGTTGCACTTTATATTACTGAAGCTTTAGATTATTGTAGTTCTGAAGGTCGTCCACTGTATCATGACTTGAACGCTTACAGGGTTCTTTTTGATGAG AATGGAGATCCCCGGCTTTCATGTTTTGGATTGATGAAGAATAGTATGGATGGAAAGAGTTACAGCACAAATCTTGCTTATACACCTCCTGAGTACCTAAGAAATG GAAGGGTCACCCCAGAAAGTGTCATCTTCAGCTTTGGGACTGTCCTTTTGGATCTTCTTAGTGGAAAGCACATCCCTCCTAGTCAT GCTCTTGATATGATTCGAGGGAAGAACATTCTTCTCCTTATGGATTCTCATTTGGAGGGAAACTTCTCAACTGAAGAGGCGACTGTGGTTTTTGATCTTGCCTCACGATGCTTGCAATACGAACCAGGGGAGCGACCAAATACCAAGGATCTTGTTACGACACTTGCACCACTGCAAAATAAACCTGAT GTTCTGTCCTATGTGATGCTGGGAATTCCAAAGCATGAAGAAGCACCACCTACCCCACAGCACCCCCTGTCTCCAATGGGTGACGCTTGTTCACGGATGGATCTCACAGCTATCCACCAGATATTGGTAATGACACACTACAAGGATGATGAAGGAACCAACGAG TTATCTTTCCAAGAGTGGACACAACAAATGAGAGATATGTTGGAGGCCAGAAAGCGTGGAGATGTAGCATTTCGTGACAAAGATTTTAAAACTGCTGTAGAATGCTATTCTCAG TTCATAGATGTGGGAACAATGGTATCTCCAACTGTTTATGCACGGCGTAGTCTTTGCCATCTCCTATGTGATCAACCAGATGCTGCTCTCCGAGATGCAATGCAAGCACAATGTGTCTACCCTGACTGGTCTACAGCATTTTACATGCAAGCCGTTGCCCTTGCCAAGCTTGACATGCACAAGGATGCTGCTGACATGTTGAATGAGGCTGCTACcctagaagaaaaaaagcaacGGAGTGGAAGATGA
- the LOC133694574 gene encoding serine/threonine-protein kinase BSK1-like isoform X2, whose protein sequence is MGCCQSSFLKLPFSDDNKNNRREQEQRRENQQQQQHVRTKHSSQPTNGTEKSSGPGGGGGAGVPSFTEFSFADLKAATNNFSPEFIVSESGEKASNVVYKGRLQNQNNSNNRSWIAVKKFTKLAWPDPKQFADEAWGVGKLRHKRLANLIGYCCDGDERLLVAEYMPNDTLSKHLFHWENQTIEWAMRLRVALYITEALDYCSSEGRPLYHDLNAYRVLFDENGDPRLSCFGLMKNSMDGKSYSTNLAYTPPEYLRNGRVTPESVIFSFGTVLLDLLSGKHIPPSHALDMIRGKNILLLMDSHLEGNFSTEEATVVFDLASRCLQYEPGERPNTKDLVTTLAPLQNKPDVLSYVMLGIPKHEEAPPTPQHPLSPMGDACSRMDLTAIHQILVMTHYKDDEGTNELSFQEWTQQMRDMLEARKRGDVAFRDKDFKTAVECYSQVVMLWLRVVKPGS, encoded by the exons ATGGGTTGTTGccaatcttcttttttaaaactacCGTTCTccgatgataataaaaacaatcgaCGAGAGCAAGAACAACGTCGGGAAaatcaacagcagcagcagcatgtCCGAACTAAACATTCTTCACAGCCAACAAACGGAACGGAAAAAAGCAGTGGTcctggtggaggtggaggtgctGGCGTGCCGTCTTTCACGGAGTTCTCATTTGCTGACCTAAAAGCTGCAACAAACAACTTTAGTCCCGAGTTTATCGTGTCTGAAAGCGGTGAAAAAGCGTCCAATGTTGTTTATAAAGGACGGTTACAAAATCAGAATAACAGCAATAACAGAAGTTGGATCGCTGTCAAGAAGTTTACCAAACTGGCCTGGCCTGATCCTAAACAGTTCGCT gACGAGGCGTGGGGTGTTGGGAAATTGAGGCACAAAAGGTTAGCGAATTTGATTGGTTATTGTTGTGATGGAGATGAGAGGCTGTTGGTGGCTGAATACATGCCAAATGATACCCTTTCAAAGCATCTGTTTCACT GGGAAAATCAAACTATTGAGTGGGCCATGCGTTTGAGAGTTGCACTTTATATTACTGAAGCTTTAGATTATTGTAGTTCTGAAGGTCGTCCACTGTATCATGACTTGAACGCTTACAGGGTTCTTTTTGATGAG AATGGAGATCCCCGGCTTTCATGTTTTGGATTGATGAAGAATAGTATGGATGGAAAGAGTTACAGCACAAATCTTGCTTATACACCTCCTGAGTACCTAAGAAATG GAAGGGTCACCCCAGAAAGTGTCATCTTCAGCTTTGGGACTGTCCTTTTGGATCTTCTTAGTGGAAAGCACATCCCTCCTAGTCAT GCTCTTGATATGATTCGAGGGAAGAACATTCTTCTCCTTATGGATTCTCATTTGGAGGGAAACTTCTCAACTGAAGAGGCGACTGTGGTTTTTGATCTTGCCTCACGATGCTTGCAATACGAACCAGGGGAGCGACCAAATACCAAGGATCTTGTTACGACACTTGCACCACTGCAAAATAAACCTGAT GTTCTGTCCTATGTGATGCTGGGAATTCCAAAGCATGAAGAAGCACCACCTACCCCACAGCACCCCCTGTCTCCAATGGGTGACGCTTGTTCACGGATGGATCTCACAGCTATCCACCAGATATTGGTAATGACACACTACAAGGATGATGAAGGAACCAACGAG TTATCTTTCCAAGAGTGGACACAACAAATGAGAGATATGTTGGAGGCCAGAAAGCGTGGAGATGTAGCATTTCGTGACAAAGATTTTAAAACTGCTGTAGAATGCTATTCTCAG GTTGTGATGCTTTGGCTTAGGGTGGTAAAGCCTGG TTCATAG
- the LOC133694573 gene encoding ATP-dependent zinc metalloprotease FTSH, chloroplastic-like — protein sequence MASSTRNPLLSSDLFGSKVLLSPPTPKTTKSSFLLSKNLLKIVNKKKSGSFKSLQSQATIAAALLFSSLTPQALAIDNPAPPPTPPPVIEALPTKPSSPFAQNLLVTAPKPQSESTSDLPEGSQWRYSEFLNAVKKGKVERVRFSKDGSTLQLSAVDGRRASVVVLNDPDLIDILARSGVDISVSEGDSGNGFFNVIGSLFFPILAVAGLFLLFRRVQGGPGGPGGLGGPMDFGRSKSKFQEVPETGVSFADVAGADQAKLELQEVVDFLKNPDKYTALGAKIPKGCLLVGSPGTGKTLLARAVAGEAGVPFFSCAASEFVEMFVGVGASRVRDLFEKAKSKAPCIVFIDEIDAVGRQRGAGLGGGNDEREQTINQLLTEMDGFSGNSGVIVLAATNRPDVLDSALLRPGRFDRQVTVDRPDIAGRVKILQVHSRGKALAKDVDFEKIARRTPGFTGADLQNLMNEAAIVAARRDLKEISKDEISDALERIIAGPEKKNAVVSDEKKRLVAYHEAGHALVGALMPEYDPVAKISIIPRGQAGGLTFFAPSEERLESGLYSRSYLENQMAVALGGRVAEEVIFGQDNVTTGASSDFMQVSRVARQMVERFGFSKKIGQVAIGGPGGNPFLGQQMSSQKDYSMATADVVDTEVRELVETAYSRAKQIMTTHIDILHKLAQLLIEKETVDGEEFMSLFIDGKAELYIA from the exons ATGGCATCATCAACAAGAAACCCTTTACTCTCTTCAGACTTGTTTGGTTCCAAAGTCTTGCTTTCTCCTCCAACTCCTAAAACAACTAAATCCTCCTTCCTTTTGTCCAAGAATCTCctaaaaatagtaaataaaaagaaatctggTTCTTTTAAATCCCTTCAATCACAAGCAACCATAGCTGCTGCCTTACTCTTCTCTTCTTTAACCCCTCAAGCCCTAGCCATCGACAACCCAGCACCACCACCTACTCCTCCTCCGGTTATTGAAGCCCTTCCCACCAAACCATCTTCTCCTTTCGCTCAAAATCTTCTCGTTACAGCCCCTAAACCCCAGTCTGAGTCAACCTCTGACCTTCCTGAAGGTAGTCAATGGCGATACAGCGAATTTCTAAATGCAGTCAAGAAAGGGAAAGTGGAAAGAGTTCGTTTCAGCAAAGATGGTTCTACCCTCCAACTCAGCGCCGTAGATGGCCGTCGTGCCAGCGTTGTTGTCCTTAATGACCCTGACTTGATTGACATTTTAGCAAGGAGCGGTGTTGATATTTCAGTTTCCGAGGGAGACTCAGGGAATGGGTTTTTTAATGTGATTGGAAGTCTTTTTTTCCCGATTCTTGCTGTTGCTGGATTATTTCTCTTGTTCCGACGGGTTCAAGGTGGGCCGGGTGGGCCCGGTGGGTTAGGTGGACCGATGGATTTTGGCAGGTCGAAATCGAAGTTTCAGGAAGTGCCGGAAACCGGTGTGTCGTTTGCTGATGTGGCCGGAGCTGATCAAGCTAAATTGGAGTTGCAAGAGGTTGttgatttcttgaaaaatcCTGATAAGTATACAGCTTTAGGAGCTAAAATTCCTAAAGGATGTTTACTAGTTGGGTCGCCAGGGACTGGAAAGACATTGTTGGCTAGAGCTGTGGCAGGAGAGGCAGGGGTGCCGTTCTTTTCATGCGCAGCCTCGGAGtttgttgagatgtttgttGGAGTTGGAGCGTCGAGAGTGAGAGATTTGTTTGAGAAAGCCAAGTCGAAAGCACCCTGCATTGTGTTTATTGATGAGATTGATGCAGTTGGGAGGCAGAGAGGGGCTGGACTTGGAGGTGGGAATGACGAGAGAGAGCAGACTATTAATCAGTTGTTGACCGAAATGGATGGATTTTCAGGCAATTCAGGTGTTATTGTATTGGCTGCTACGAATAGACCTGATGTTCTTGATTCAGCTTTGTTGCGACCGGGAAGGTTTGATAGACAGGTTACAGTCGATAGGCCTGATATTGCTGGTAGAGTCAAGATTCTTCAG GTGCATTCTAGAGGAAAGGCACTTGCAAAGGACGTGGACTTTGAAAAGATTGCACGGAGGACCCCAGGATTTACTGGAGCTGATTTGCAGAACCTGATGAATGAAGCAGCCATTGTTGCAGCTAGGCGTGACCTTAAGGAAATAAGCAAGGATGAGATTTCTGATGCTCTGGAGAGGATAATTGCAGGACCGGAAAAGAAAAATGCTGTTGTCTCggatgaaaagaaaaggctagTTGCCTATCACG AGGCTGGGCATGCCTTGGTTGGTGCACTTATGCCTGAGTATGATCCTGTAGCCAAGATATCCATCATTCCCCGTGGTCAAGCTGGTGGTCTAACATTTTTTGCTCCAAGTGAGGAAAGGCTCGAGTCTGGATTGTACAGTAGAAGCTACCTGGAGAATCAGATGGCTGTTGCACTTGGTGGAAG GGTTGCCGAGGAAGTAATATTTGGTCAGGACAATGTCACTACAGGAGCATCCAGTGATTTCATGCAAGTTTCACGTGTGGCTAGGCAGATGGTAGAGAGATTTGGGTTCAGCAAAAAGATTGGACAGGTTGCCATCGGCGGACCTGGTGGAAATCCTTTCTTGGGACAACAG ATGTCATCCCAGAAAGACTACTCCATGGCGACTGCTGATGTGGTGGACACAGAAGTAAGAGAGTTAGTGGAGACTGCTTATTCAAGAGCCAAGCAAATCATGACAACTCACATTGACATCCTCCACAAGCTCGCGCAGCTCCTCATAGAAAAAGAAACTGTCGACGGAGAAGAGTTCATGAGTCTCTTCATTGATGGAAAAGCTGAACTATATATTGCCTGA
- the LOC133694574 gene encoding serine/threonine-protein kinase BSK1-like isoform X3 gives MGCCQSSFLKLPFSDDNKNNRREQEQRRENQQQQQHVRTKHSSQPTNGTEKSSGPGGGGGAGVPSFTEFSFADLKAATNNFSPEFIVSESGEKASNVVYKGRLQNQNNSNNRSWIAVKKFTKLAWPDPKQFADEAWGVGKLRHKRLANLIGYCCDGDERLLVAEYMPNDTLSKHLFHWENQTIEWAMRLRVALYITEALDYCSSEGRPLYHDLNAYRVLFDENGDPRLSCFGLMKNSMDGKSYSTNLAYTPPEYLRNGRVTPESVIFSFGTVLLDLLSGKHIPPSHALDMIRGKNILLLMDSHLEGNFSTEEATVVFDLASRCLQYEPGERPNTKDLVTTLAPLQNKPDVLSYVMLGIPKHEEAPPTPQHPLSPMGDACSRMDLTAIHQILVMTHYKDDEGTNELSFQEWTQQMRDMLEARKRGDVAFRDKDFKTAVECYSQVVMLWLRVVKPG, from the exons ATGGGTTGTTGccaatcttcttttttaaaactacCGTTCTccgatgataataaaaacaatcgaCGAGAGCAAGAACAACGTCGGGAAaatcaacagcagcagcagcatgtCCGAACTAAACATTCTTCACAGCCAACAAACGGAACGGAAAAAAGCAGTGGTcctggtggaggtggaggtgctGGCGTGCCGTCTTTCACGGAGTTCTCATTTGCTGACCTAAAAGCTGCAACAAACAACTTTAGTCCCGAGTTTATCGTGTCTGAAAGCGGTGAAAAAGCGTCCAATGTTGTTTATAAAGGACGGTTACAAAATCAGAATAACAGCAATAACAGAAGTTGGATCGCTGTCAAGAAGTTTACCAAACTGGCCTGGCCTGATCCTAAACAGTTCGCT gACGAGGCGTGGGGTGTTGGGAAATTGAGGCACAAAAGGTTAGCGAATTTGATTGGTTATTGTTGTGATGGAGATGAGAGGCTGTTGGTGGCTGAATACATGCCAAATGATACCCTTTCAAAGCATCTGTTTCACT GGGAAAATCAAACTATTGAGTGGGCCATGCGTTTGAGAGTTGCACTTTATATTACTGAAGCTTTAGATTATTGTAGTTCTGAAGGTCGTCCACTGTATCATGACTTGAACGCTTACAGGGTTCTTTTTGATGAG AATGGAGATCCCCGGCTTTCATGTTTTGGATTGATGAAGAATAGTATGGATGGAAAGAGTTACAGCACAAATCTTGCTTATACACCTCCTGAGTACCTAAGAAATG GAAGGGTCACCCCAGAAAGTGTCATCTTCAGCTTTGGGACTGTCCTTTTGGATCTTCTTAGTGGAAAGCACATCCCTCCTAGTCAT GCTCTTGATATGATTCGAGGGAAGAACATTCTTCTCCTTATGGATTCTCATTTGGAGGGAAACTTCTCAACTGAAGAGGCGACTGTGGTTTTTGATCTTGCCTCACGATGCTTGCAATACGAACCAGGGGAGCGACCAAATACCAAGGATCTTGTTACGACACTTGCACCACTGCAAAATAAACCTGAT GTTCTGTCCTATGTGATGCTGGGAATTCCAAAGCATGAAGAAGCACCACCTACCCCACAGCACCCCCTGTCTCCAATGGGTGACGCTTGTTCACGGATGGATCTCACAGCTATCCACCAGATATTGGTAATGACACACTACAAGGATGATGAAGGAACCAACGAG TTATCTTTCCAAGAGTGGACACAACAAATGAGAGATATGTTGGAGGCCAGAAAGCGTGGAGATGTAGCATTTCGTGACAAAGATTTTAAAACTGCTGTAGAATGCTATTCTCAG GTTGTGATGCTTTGGCTTAGGGTGGTAAAGCCTGGGTGA